From the Brachyhypopomus gauderio isolate BG-103 chromosome 5, BGAUD_0.2, whole genome shotgun sequence genome, one window contains:
- the spx gene encoding spexin prohormone 1 isoform X2, which yields MKGLRTLATYALALLLLATFVSYAWSAPKGSFQRRNWTPQAMLYLKGTQTRSQNTEDVSMSKAATVLLQFLQQVKDEGEDGGLFFQESPAWKRDYF from the exons ATGAAA GGTCTGAGGACGCTCGCGACTTACGCGCTCGCGCTCCTCCTTTTGGCCACGTTTGTTTCCTACGCATGGAGCGCGCCCAAG GGCAGTTTTCAGCGCAGGAACTGGACCCCCCAAGCGATGCTATATCTTAAAGGCACAC AAACTCGGAGTCAGAACACAGAGGATGTGAGCATGTCTAAGGCTGCAACTGTACTTCTACAGTTCCTGCAACAGGTCAAAGATGAAG gagagGACGGCGGATTGTTTTTTCAGGAGTCACCGGCCTGGAAGAGAGACTACTTCTGA
- the spx gene encoding spexin prohormone 1 isoform X1 produces the protein MKGLRTLATYALALLLLATFVSYAWSAPKGSFQRRNWTPQAMLYLKGTQGRRFVSEDRNEGDVFDSLHLETRSQNTEDVSMSKAATVLLQFLQQVKDEGEDGGLFFQESPAWKRDYF, from the exons ATGAAA GGTCTGAGGACGCTCGCGACTTACGCGCTCGCGCTCCTCCTTTTGGCCACGTTTGTTTCCTACGCATGGAGCGCGCCCAAG GGCAGTTTTCAGCGCAGGAACTGGACCCCCCAAGCGATGCTATATCTTAAAGGCACAC AAGGCCGACGATTTGTGTCAGAGGACAGAAATGAGGGGGATGTGTTTGACTCTCTTCACCTAG AAACTCGGAGTCAGAACACAGAGGATGTGAGCATGTCTAAGGCTGCAACTGTACTTCTACAGTTCCTGCAACAGGTCAAAGATGAAG gagagGACGGCGGATTGTTTTTTCAGGAGTCACCGGCCTGGAAGAGAGACTACTTCTGA